AATCTGTTTTGAAACCCTCTGCCGTTCCTTGCTCAGCCTGCTCCTTCTGGTACTGTTGGTCGGGATGGCATTCGGCATCCTGCGCGCCGGCCTGGATCTGATCCACAATGCCGACCTCTTTGCCCCTGCCGGGCTACACATGGCGATCAAGGAATTAATCATCAATGTCCTGATGGTGCTCGCGGTGCTTGAACTGTTTCGTACGGTCAAGGCGTACTTTACCGAGGGACGGATCAAGGTGACATACATTATCGATACCGCTCTGGTGGTCGTCATCACCGAGGTGATGGGATTCTGGTACCGCGAGATAGAGGTTGCCCGCGTAGGTCTGGCGATTGCGCTGATGGTGGCGTTGATGGGGATTCGGGTGATGGCTATCCGATTTTCGCCGATAAAGCGCGATCTGCTGGATGGTCTCTAGCCTTTAGTCCAGGGCCCATCAATAATTATTTCAGCGCGGCGCCAGGTTCTTGCTATACTCCGGGACAATCGAAATCGGCGCGGCTCACGAAACCCGAAGGAATGAGTTTGATGCCAGGGGAATTCCAGAGTCAGGCGATCCAGGGTGAGGGTATATGACCGAGTCAAAAAAGACCGTGCTGGTGGTAGAAGATGAAGAAGATATTCTCGCCCTGCTTCATTTCAACCTGATCAAGGCCGGCTACCAGGTTGAATGCGCGACTC
Above is a genomic segment from Geopsychrobacter electrodiphilus DSM 16401 containing:
- a CDS encoding phosphate-starvation-inducible PsiE family protein — protein: MTKDSLKDFSGICFETLCRSLLSLLLLVLLVGMAFGILRAGLDLIHNADLFAPAGLHMAIKELIINVLMVLAVLELFRTVKAYFTEGRIKVTYIIDTALVVVITEVMGFWYREIEVARVGLAIALMVALMGIRVMAIRFSPIKRDLLDGL